A region of Moorena sp. SIOASIH DNA encodes the following proteins:
- a CDS encoding sulfotransferase domain-containing protein: MATNSSKPNFLCIGAQKAGTTWLYHNLKGHPQIWLPAYKEIHYFDEIHLDKSTVTRIERNRLSTLNRELNKKLNGETIRYSYLKFLAHLAFSEVKDDQWYLSLFKEATSEEAIGEITPAYSALPELGVKHIKRLLGDIKIIYILRNPIKRAWSQVVTSRRWDTLDYQQISYEEWVEMIDAKYSLLKGHYTRTITNYEKYFAQDKILYLFYDDICLNPATLLQKVCDFLEIKYEEGYFKSTINFLFNNSPKMDIPEKVEKYLTEKYKEQEELIIERFQPASFKL; encoded by the coding sequence ATGGCTACTAACTCTAGTAAACCTAATTTTTTGTGTATTGGGGCTCAAAAAGCCGGGACAACCTGGTTATATCATAATCTCAAGGGACACCCTCAAATATGGCTACCTGCTTATAAAGAAATACACTATTTCGATGAGATTCATCTCGATAAAAGTACAGTAACCAGAATAGAAAGAAATAGACTATCGACGTTGAACAGGGAGCTAAACAAAAAACTTAATGGTGAAACTATTAGGTATAGCTACCTTAAGTTTTTGGCTCATCTGGCATTTTCTGAAGTCAAAGATGACCAGTGGTATTTGTCCTTATTCAAGGAGGCGACATCGGAAGAGGCTATAGGTGAAATAACCCCTGCCTATTCAGCTTTACCAGAACTAGGTGTTAAACACATCAAACGTTTATTAGGCGATATTAAGATTATTTATATTTTACGTAACCCCATAAAAAGGGCATGGTCACAGGTAGTTACCTCAAGGCGTTGGGATACTCTCGATTATCAACAGATTAGTTATGAAGAGTGGGTCGAGATGATCGATGCAAAATATAGTTTACTTAAAGGGCATTATACCAGAACTATAACTAATTATGAAAAGTATTTCGCTCAAGACAAAATACTTTATTTATTCTACGATGATATTTGCCTAAATCCTGCTACTTTGCTCCAAAAAGTTTGTGATTTTTTAGAGATAAAGTATGAAGAAGGATATTTTAAATCGACGATAAATTTTCTGTTCAATAATAGCCCTAAAATGGATATACCTGAAAAAGTGGAAAAGTACTTAACTGAAAAGTATAAAGAACAAGAGGAGTTGATAATAGAAAGATTCCAACCTGCTAGTTTCAAGCTATAG
- a CDS encoding sulfotransferase codes for MKPKFILVVGLQKSGTFLLRQLLAESGLVEHPFEEGEGQDFWGNVPPFTPRGFPAGTIYQRSGGEMGHEIGEEDATQEIKNCLLERLANLEIQSSLIVNKNPYNVLRIPWLRKLFPDSFIVGIVRKPVPNVFSLLKRFTCRQGYRYEPEEGWWGVKPKNWQQLIDNNKIIQCAHQWKAVNGKLLQDQNLLNLIVSYDQVCSCPLGTVEKILSLIEGKEVKVSVDYPVIQCFDDEYQRGARLLSKKRSPDGSAVLDSSWLQQEKIEIQALQETDIALIEEICAPVSEHFFG; via the coding sequence ATGAAACCAAAATTTATCCTAGTTGTTGGTCTCCAAAAATCAGGAACATTCCTCTTAAGACAACTCCTAGCTGAATCTGGATTAGTAGAACATCCATTTGAAGAAGGAGAAGGACAGGATTTTTGGGGCAATGTACCCCCCTTTACTCCCCGTGGTTTTCCCGCAGGAACGATTTATCAAAGGAGTGGAGGTGAAATGGGTCATGAAATTGGGGAGGAGGATGCTACCCAGGAAATCAAAAATTGTTTACTAGAGCGCTTAGCAAATCTAGAAATACAATCATCTCTTATTGTAAACAAAAATCCTTATAATGTACTTCGGATTCCCTGGCTCAGAAAACTTTTCCCCGATAGTTTTATTGTTGGCATAGTTCGTAAACCTGTTCCCAATGTCTTTTCTTTACTGAAAAGGTTTACATGTCGTCAGGGATATAGATATGAGCCAGAAGAAGGTTGGTGGGGAGTAAAACCTAAAAACTGGCAACAGCTAATTGATAACAACAAAATTATTCAATGCGCTCATCAATGGAAAGCTGTTAATGGCAAACTGTTACAAGATCAAAATTTGCTTAATTTAATTGTCAGTTATGATCAGGTTTGTTCATGCCCCCTAGGAACTGTAGAAAAAATTCTCAGTTTAATTGAGGGGAAAGAAGTTAAAGTATCAGTAGACTACCCGGTAATCCAATGTTTTGATGATGAATACCAAAGGGGAGCGCGGCTTTTATCAAAAAAACGATCTCCTGATGGTTCTGCTGTCTTGGATAGTTCCTGGCTACAGCAAGAAAAGATTGAGATCCAAGCTTTGCAGGAGACGGATATTGCTCTAATAGAAGAAATTTGCGCTCCTGTATCTGAGCATTTTTTCGGCTAA
- a CDS encoding sulfotransferase, translated as MISQNILIAIGYFKTGSSWLDRHLFKNPSSGFIWWSDPSLRHQVVGPHPLAFDLAKCSEQIQSSIPSTLDDQIPVIAVERLSGNPHSGGYDSKEIADRLIALFPKARILIVIREQKQMILSTYNQYVRASGPCSLSNYIGQPQLRGYKIPLFSLDHFAYNFLIDYYQKLFGRSNVLVLPYEQFKIDPKRFVSQILAFNGIKDCAAIVETLPYHDRVNSSLSWMATLLMGTLNPLIMKPSQLNPSPLLPFKVCNRRFVSYLQELERKLPLAILKPCNSAIKGRLMAKITEVVGDYYQESNAITSELIGIDLSQYNYDMPVDYSFSAGDGTESNGNLANNQVLSSASSSKLD; from the coding sequence ATGATTTCGCAAAATATTTTAATCGCTATCGGTTATTTTAAAACTGGCTCTTCTTGGCTTGACCGTCACCTTTTTAAAAATCCGTCATCAGGCTTCATTTGGTGGAGTGACCCCTCGCTGCGACATCAAGTCGTTGGCCCCCATCCGTTGGCGTTTGATCTAGCAAAATGTAGTGAGCAAATTCAAAGCTCTATTCCTTCAACCTTAGATGATCAAATTCCCGTTATTGCCGTGGAACGCTTATCTGGAAACCCCCATTCAGGTGGTTACGACAGCAAAGAAATCGCGGATAGACTTATTGCCTTGTTTCCCAAGGCTCGCATTCTGATTGTGATTAGGGAACAAAAGCAGATGATTCTTTCAACTTACAATCAATATGTACGTGCCAGTGGCCCATGTTCTCTAAGCAATTACATCGGACAACCGCAACTTCGAGGTTATAAAATACCCCTCTTTAGCCTCGACCACTTTGCCTATAATTTCCTGATAGATTACTATCAGAAACTGTTCGGTCGCTCCAATGTACTAGTGTTACCTTACGAGCAATTTAAAATCGATCCCAAACGCTTCGTTTCACAAATTTTAGCATTTAACGGAATTAAAGATTGTGCTGCTATTGTTGAAACCTTGCCTTATCATGACCGTGTGAACAGTTCACTCTCATGGATGGCAACACTCTTGATGGGTACTTTAAATCCGTTGATTATGAAACCCTCACAACTCAATCCCAGTCCATTACTGCCTTTCAAGGTTTGTAATCGTCGATTTGTGAGTTATTTGCAAGAACTGGAGAGGAAATTACCCCTAGCTATTCTTAAACCCTGTAACTCGGCTATCAAAGGTAGGCTCATGGCAAAAATCACTGAAGTGGTTGGTGATTACTATCAAGAAAGTAATGCTATCACCTCCGAGTTAATCGGGATTGATCTGAGTCAATACAACTACGATATGCCAGTGGATTACAGTTTTTCGGCTGGCGATGGCACAGAATCTAACGGCAACCTTGCTAATAACCAAGTATTAAGTTCTGCTTCCAGTTCAAAATTGGACTGA